The stretch of DNA AGATAACCCAAAGTCGCGGCGAAATTGGAGCTTTTCAAAATAGAATAAGTTCTACGATTAATAACCTTAACAATACTTATGAAAATACAGAAGCGGCAAGAAGTCGTATTGAAGATACTGATTTTGCACGTGAAACGGCAAATTTAACACAGCAGGGGATCCGTTCGAACATATCGACGGCGATAGCAGCGCAAGCCAATAGCGATAGAGCCATTGCCACAGCTTTATTAGGTGATTAATTACTGAGTTTAATCAGGTCGGAATGTAAATTGCTTAGTAATAAGCCTGTTAACTAATTGATAATTAGAAATGATTAAAGTTGAATTCTGGCTAAATGCGTTTGATCCTTATTCTTACATAGCAAAACTGCACTTTGACCAAGCATTAGCGATGAGTCCTAGACTCAAACATGAAGTGAACTGGATCTGGTTTGCTGACGAAGGCACAGCTATGAGTCAGTCGATTAGCGATAATGTTGAAAATAGCGGCTCAGAGTTTTCTATTTTCAAAAAGCTTGCAAACCAGTTTAAGCAGTCGGAAGTGTGGGCTCAGTTATTACTTGAAGATTTTTCTCAACAGGCAACGGCATTAAACCGGAATCTCCATGTAAAGGATATCCAACCGGCTGAACCAATAGATTATGCCAAGATTATTAAAATGGTAGGCAGCACGGCTCAGCAAGGAAAATTAGTTAACTGGTTGTTTCATAGTTATTGGGAAAAAGGCCAAAGTATAACAGTAGAGAGTATTAACGAGGAGTTTAGCTTGCCCGACTACGCCAGCAGTGATGTTATTCAAAACGTACAATATGACCAAGACCTAACTCGCGAGCTTGGTATTACTGAAGCCCCGTTCATGATCATAAACGAGGAGATTGGTTTAGCAGGCATTCAGCCAATTGAACATTTAGTTGAAATACTTTCTATGGCACAATCAAACTAAGTTTCATATTATTCTATCTATTAGGCGCCACGTTTGTATTACAACGATTTTGATTTGGATGGCAGGGTAAAGGTACCCGTTGGTTTTTATTTAGTTTTGCTTTATCTTCTGCGCGGTTATTTTATTTGGTTAATGTCATTGACTCACCGCCAAGATCCAACCTTAATTTTATCGCTTGTTTACAACGATAGTCGAACGTTCCTTTCCGCGCTTGTTATGGGCATTACGGCATTGATTGTTTATGCTTTATTTCTGAGTAAAGGTCGTATTATTAATCGTCTTGAATTAATACTTTGGCGTTATGCAAACATCGCAATTTTACTTACGTTGCTAGTCGATTTGGGATTCCAGACCTATAGCTTTATTGGTAACGGACTCATAGCACATTGGTCGGCCCCGGCCATTTTTATTCTGGGTGTCTATTTAACATGGTACTGGCTGTCTTCTAAAAAAATTAAGCGTTTTTTTAGCAATTGGCTTTTATAGTTGAAGCGGTGGTTTCCGTGTTTATACGTTGGTTTTGTGACAAGACTAATCACTTAGCTTACGAGGTCGCGAAACACAGAGGCTTTTAAATCAAAATCAGTGTCTACCGCAGCACGATAAATTAGCGCACTAAACTCTTTCTTCGGTTAATGAAGCCTTAATTTTATTATAACGAAGCGTTTGCTCATCATTGAGGTTTGCCGAATTAATCGTGTTTTTACATTGCTCGATTAATGTCTGAACATCACTTGAAGACAAGTCTAAAAATTGGCTTTCAGCAATAGTTTGCAGTAGGTTTAAGGCTATGGCTGGACTTTTAGGCATCACCCTAAAAGCCGTTTTGAACGCCTTTAACGCTTCATTTAACTTACCTCGAGTATAAAAGCCGACGGCATTGTTATTTAATTCTTTTGGTGATGATTTAACATCTTCCCGCAGTTGTTTTTCGGCATTGATGAATAGAGAAAAAAGCGGATTAGTTAACGATGCAGACTCTTTTACTATTTCACTAAAAACCTTTTCTGAGTCCCTATAAAAGCCTAGTTCATGTAAGGCTTTTGCAAAATCGAGCGCATCTTCCAGATCATCTACTACAAACTCGCGATTATCATCAATTTTCATTTTAATTAAATGCTTCGCCTTTTCCGATTCATTCTTTAAAAAGTGGATACGAGCTGTTGCTATGTCTATTTGTTCATTTAAAGGTGTTTTTGGAAATTTTCGCTTTAAATTATCAAGTATATGTTGGCTTTGCTGGGCTAACCTTGAGACTTCAGTTTCGTTAAACGTGGTTAGGCCGTAGTCGATATTTGCCCGAATTGCATTGAGGTATAGCCCGGGAGCTTCATACATAGAATATCGTAAGTGGCGAATAATGTTATTACTGGCTAAATACTGAGATTCAAAGTCTTGCGTAATTCGAGCTAAATCGATTAGATACTTTTGCCGTTCGATATTTCTAGGGGATAACAAGCTTGCGTCTTTTATATAACTTAATGCGTTCTCCCAGTCTTTGTCTTTTTCACATAAAAAAGCGAGTAGGTCCAACGCCTGTAGTTTGGTTGACGGATTATCAACTAACTCATCAAGTAGATGTTTTGCTTCCGGAAGTCGATTTAGATGCATATAACATTCAACTAAACCGAGTTGCGCCCAAGAAAAATACCTAATCTTTAATACCGATTGATAAAAAGCTTCGGCCTTTTGCCAGTCTTTTTCTTGCTTTAAAATATTTCCTTTTAACCGAATTAAAAAAGGCGTCCAATTAGGGTGTGTATTTGCGCTGATGAACTGGTCTATATGCTCTAACGCACCTGATATGTTTTGTTTTTCAAGACATTCAAAAACGGGCTTAAAGGTTAACTTTTTTATTAATGCTCGTTGAATGCGAGACTCGAGTTGTTTTGAGGTAAAAGGCTTTAATAAAAAGTCATCGGGTTCGAGTTCTATAATACTTTGACTAAGCGACATATCGTTTTCTGAACTCATGAAAATAAACGTAGTACTTATATGCATCAAACCTTGTTTGGTAAAACGTTCAAAAAGTTGGTAGCCGTCGCTTCCTTTATTTAATTCATAAGCGCACAAAATCAATTGATATTGGCGTTTTTGCAATGCCTCTATCGCAAGGTGAGCACGATCGACAAAATCAATACGATCAAAACCTAAATGTTGTAATGAGTATTTAATATGGCTTTGAGCTAAAGACTGCTGCTCAACAACGAGGGCAGATAAATATTGATCTTTTAATTCGTCCATTACCTAATCGTGGTGAAAATTTAACCTTATATCCATAGTAGGAACTTTTTATCCTAATGAAAAGAACGAATGACAGGATTTGTAATTAAATCGTTAATTTTAGTGCTTTTCATAAGCTTATTTGTATTAAGTATTAGTTTAATTGTGTGGCATTCGTTAAGCCTTACGAGCATAATTATTTTCTTATTTCTAATATGAGTTTGTTATGTTTTTGGGTTTGTCAGCAAAGTTATGGGTTGCATTATGTGTTACCTTGTTAGCTTGTATGGGTTTGTCATTACCTTACCCTGTATTAACACCGCTGTTTATCGATGCTCCTATCACTGCGTTAAATTCTTACGCTGGGCTGTCGGGTGAAACTCTTCTAACAATTCTATTCGCAATTTATCCTCTAGGCATTTTTATTGGTAGTAGCTTTATTGGAGCACTATCAGATCGCTTTGGTCGACGACGAGTTCTTAGTCAAACTCTTATCATTTGCTTTTTCGGGTATTTAGTCTCCGCGTACGCGTTATTCATTGAAGATTATTTTTTATTAGTATTGAGCCGATTTTTAACCGGCATTACTGAGGGAAATATAGCGATTGCTCGAGCGATAGCTCTAGATATTGGCGAAGAGGCCGCGAAAGAGAAAAATGGAGATCATAATGATCTCGCGAGGCTTTCTGAAGAGAAAACTAGAGCCGTATCTTTAATAAACAGTGCGGTATTTGTAGGTTGGTTACTTGGGCCATTAATTGGTGGCGTATTGGCGCAATATGGCGCTCATTCAGCCATGTTTGCTGCTGCAACCGCATCAATGTTATGCGTTGTGTTAGTGAAGGCGGTACTAGAAGAAAGTAATCACGATATACCAGAGTTTAAGATGTCGATTCTTCAGTCGGCGTACAAAGAAAATTCCCTTCGATTAATAAAAGAACCGTGGATGAGAAAGCTATTTTTCACTTATTTCTTTTATGCATTAGCAATGAATTTGTTTTATGAATTCTACCCAGTATGGTTAGTCGATACGCAAGGTTATGACTCGTTAGGGATTGGTCTTGCCACTACTAATATGACTATATTTATGACACTAACATCACTTTTTGTTGTAACCATAGTACAGAGAAAATTTGGCCTCTTAAAACCAATGCGCCGGGCGATGTTTGGTTTAGCTTTGATGTTATTTATTGTGCCATTTACTGGCGGCGTGAGTACATTGATTGTGTTTTCAATAACAGGAATTTTAGTTGCAACATTTAACGGTTTATTACCTGTTTATATAAGTGAAAACCAATCGGGTAGAAAAAACGGTGCGGCGATGGGGTTATTAACGACGACATTTTGTATAGCTAATGTATTTGCAGCAGTTTGTGGCGGCGTGTTACTTCAGCTAAATTCGCAATGGCCTCTATTTTTATCATCAATGTTTTATATTGTGTCGCTTACCCTGTTGTATCGATATTTTGTAGCCTCGACGGATTAAATCACCCACCGAAGCTAACGTTCAGGCTAATAAGCGCCAGCTGCGTAAGTTAATTCATAACTATGACTGTATATCTCTAGAATATTACCAAACGGGTCTTCCATATAAATCATGCGATATGGCTTCTCGCCCGGGTAATAGTATCTCGGTTTTTCCATGCGTTTTTTGCCACCAGCGGCAACAATTTTTTCAGCTAACTCTTCTAAGTTTGGGTCTTGAACACAAAAATGAAATATCCCCGTTTTCCAGTATTCAAAGTTGTTGTCAGGTTGTTGCTGGTTTTTAAATTCAAAGATTTCAACACCAATACGATCGCCTGTTGATAGATGAGCAATTTTGAATTTTTCCCAGTTGGGACCAAAAACATCAGTACACATTTCACCAATTGCGGACTTGTC from Psychrosphaera aestuarii encodes:
- a CDS encoding lactoylglutathione lyase family protein, whose protein sequence is MSSTYPRTFSHIGISVPDVEKAVKFYTEVLGWYLIMEPTEINEDKSAIGEMCTDVFGPNWEKFKIAHLSTGDRIGVEIFEFKNQQQPDNNFEYWKTGIFHFCVQDPNLEELAEKIVAAGGKKRMEKPRYYYPGEKPYRMIYMEDPFGNILEIYSHSYELTYAAGAY
- a CDS encoding response regulator produces the protein MDELKDQYLSALVVEQQSLAQSHIKYSLQHLGFDRIDFVDRAHLAIEALQKRQYQLILCAYELNKGSDGYQLFERFTKQGLMHISTTFIFMSSENDMSLSQSIIELEPDDFLLKPFTSKQLESRIQRALIKKLTFKPVFECLEKQNISGALEHIDQFISANTHPNWTPFLIRLKGNILKQEKDWQKAEAFYQSVLKIRYFSWAQLGLVECYMHLNRLPEAKHLLDELVDNPSTKLQALDLLAFLCEKDKDWENALSYIKDASLLSPRNIERQKYLIDLARITQDFESQYLASNNIIRHLRYSMYEAPGLYLNAIRANIDYGLTTFNETEVSRLAQQSQHILDNLKRKFPKTPLNEQIDIATARIHFLKNESEKAKHLIKMKIDDNREFVVDDLEDALDFAKALHELGFYRDSEKVFSEIVKESASLTNPLFSLFINAEKQLREDVKSSPKELNNNAVGFYTRGKLNEALKAFKTAFRVMPKSPAIALNLLQTIAESQFLDLSSSDVQTLIEQCKNTINSANLNDEQTLRYNKIKASLTEERV
- a CDS encoding MFS transporter, yielding MFLGLSAKLWVALCVTLLACMGLSLPYPVLTPLFIDAPITALNSYAGLSGETLLTILFAIYPLGIFIGSSFIGALSDRFGRRRVLSQTLIICFFGYLVSAYALFIEDYFLLVLSRFLTGITEGNIAIARAIALDIGEEAAKEKNGDHNDLARLSEEKTRAVSLINSAVFVGWLLGPLIGGVLAQYGAHSAMFAAATASMLCVVLVKAVLEESNHDIPEFKMSILQSAYKENSLRLIKEPWMRKLFFTYFFYALAMNLFYEFYPVWLVDTQGYDSLGIGLATTNMTIFMTLTSLFVVTIVQRKFGLLKPMRRAMFGLALMLFIVPFTGGVSTLIVFSITGILVATFNGLLPVYISENQSGRKNGAAMGLLTTTFCIANVFAAVCGGVLLQLNSQWPLFLSSMFYIVSLTLLYRYFVASTD
- a CDS encoding DUF2919 family protein — protein: MYYNDFDLDGRVKVPVGFYLVLLYLLRGYFIWLMSLTHRQDPTLILSLVYNDSRTFLSALVMGITALIVYALFLSKGRIINRLELILWRYANIAILLTLLVDLGFQTYSFIGNGLIAHWSAPAIFILGVYLTWYWLSSKKIKRFFSNWLL
- a CDS encoding DsbA family oxidoreductase, coding for MIKVEFWLNAFDPYSYIAKLHFDQALAMSPRLKHEVNWIWFADEGTAMSQSISDNVENSGSEFSIFKKLANQFKQSEVWAQLLLEDFSQQATALNRNLHVKDIQPAEPIDYAKIIKMVGSTAQQGKLVNWLFHSYWEKGQSITVESINEEFSLPDYASSDVIQNVQYDQDLTRELGITEAPFMIINEEIGLAGIQPIEHLVEILSMAQSN